In Leopardus geoffroyi isolate Oge1 chromosome D1, O.geoffroyi_Oge1_pat1.0, whole genome shotgun sequence, the genomic stretch TGAAGTGTTGTTTTATATCCTGTTGtatatttaagaataaacttttgtttaaaaaaaaaaaaaaaagcctgaggtCTTTCATACCTATTTAAGCATTTTTGTGTTAGTCCTTTCTAAGCGAAAGACAGCTGCAAAGTTAAACTTCCTGCCATAATAATATTTGGAGTTCAACATTTCATGGCAGGCAGGACAGTAAGTCCTgctgtgtatacatttttatacttGTTTCACCCTTGTATATTCTCTCTGGTCCTAGCTGAGCCCAAAGGGTGGGCTTTTCCAGTTGTCAGCATTTTACTCTCTATGGTTGCATTGGGTTGCTTTGGGGTATCAGCTCCTGGTGCTTACGCATCTGTTTCCTGCTGTCTGTTCCTCAGGGACACTATGTGGCGCATCTTTACTGGATCATTGCTAGTGGAGGAGAAGTCAAGTGCCCTTCTGCATGACCTTCGAGAGATTGAGGCCTGGATCTATCGATTGCTGCGCTCCCCAGTGCCTGTTTCTGGGCAGAAGCGAGTAGACATTGAAGTCCTACCCCAGGAGCTCCAACAAGCTCTGACCTTTGCTCTTCCAGACCCTTCTCGATTCACCCTAGTGGATTTCCCACTGCACCTTCCCTTGGAACTTCTGGGTGTGGATGCCTGTCTTCAGGTGCTAACCTGCATCCTGTTAGAGCACAAGGTGAGAGAGCCAGCTTTTTAGATCTTTAAGGACAGGGACTacatcttcttcatctttttgtcTCTAGGAGGTAACATGGTGCCAGGTATACGGCAGTACTCAGTAGATGTGGGTTGAATTAAGTGGGATGTGTTCAGAGGGTTTGCCACTCAGGTGAATTATCCTTAGCTAGACTGAACTAATTCTCTGGAAGTATCAGTAGTTCTAGTCTAATGAGTGGTCCTGGCATTGGGCGAACAAGAGCCAGAAAAGTAAGGCATGAGGCAGGGATAATTGTGGAAGCCATGCTCATGGAGCCCTACACATggtgaaatggaaattaaattgtAGCATTGGAAACTTTCCCCATAAACCTTATTTAGGCTGTTGGATGATCCTTATGGTATGGCTTGTGGCAGGTGGTGCTACAGTCCCGAGACTACAATGCCCTTTCCATGTCTGTGATGGCGTTTGTGGCGATGATCTACCCATTGGAGTATATGTTTCCTGTAATCCCACTGTTGCCCACCTGCATGGCATCGGCAGAACAGGTGAGTTTCAGGTGTTTTCTGGCTCTGTCACCTTTGTCTTCCAACTCTGGCCAGCTCTGAGGGAGAACGCCTGATGCCAAGAAGTTGTAAATCAGTACTGGTCTTCAATCCTTTACTCTAACTTCTTTGTCTGCAAAACATGACCTAACTTTGAACTGATTTGATGGCAAAACTTGTgttatttgtggtttttatttatcaGAGTAAATGTTAATCATTATAGGTTACTGGCCATGCTCCTGCAGGTGTTacataatatacagaatatacacTGTCGgctttctaaaatctgaaaaattatgAATACTAAAACACACCTAGCCTCAAGAGTTTTGGAAAAGAGATTATGGACCTGCATTTCCTCATCAAGAAAAATCCTCATGTGATAAGTGATCGaaatatgtttagtttttgtttcttaccctcttattttttttctacagctACTGTTGGCTCCAACTCCGTACATCATTGGGGTCCCTGCCAGCTTCTTCCTCTACAAACTGGACTTCAAAATGCCTGATGATGTATGGCTGGTGGATCTGGACAGCAATAGGGTAAGGTTCTTGGCTGAGATATTATAGAGTCCAGAATAGGATTGTGTTCTGTTTTTCTAGATTATTCCCAAGAAGGTCCTCAGTTGGTGGGTGATTTGTCTTGTGTGACTCAttgataccattttttttaatgcttagctTTTACTTTATTGGATAATAGGCCCTTGGTTAAGACCCAAACGAGTACAAGATTTAGTTTTGCCAGAATGAAGTGCTCCCCCGCATCTAGAAGCAGTAGGCAGTTGTGGTTGTGGGACCACTGCCTATGGTGtaggtcatctcatggttttcCTGGATATGGTTTCTAGTAAGACAGTGCCTTTCAGGCTTAAAATGTACAGTAATATTCTGTAGTGTGAATATACTCAAATTTCAGCAGGAAGCCCTTATATCTGTTTATagtaaaagtttagaaaatacaaataagtgtaaagaaataaataaaaaccaggggcatctgagtggctgtcgggtaagggtccaactcttgattttggctcaggtgatgatctcatggttcatgggtttgagccctgctttgggcttcaTGCTAAcattgtggagtctgcttggaatattctctctctctctttctctctctctctgactcttcccctcccacacgtgcacactcgctctctcaaaataaactttgaaaaaaaaaaaaaagaaaaaccatagtCCTATTGTCTGGACGTAGTCTCCAGTAACATTGAGGTATATTTCTTTtcaggtgtgtatgtatatcacaGCCGTGTATATGTGTGCCCCTAATACAcgtgtatatgtaatatatttgtaTGCATAATATACATGTtcacatatatgtgaaaatactGTGTATACAACTTCCACTTAACCCTTACGTAAGAGTAACTCCTGAGCGATTAATTCTAAGGTCgtgccttttgtcttttttctggtGCAGGTGATTGCCCCCACCAATGCAGAAGTGCTACCAATCCTGCCAGAACCGGAATCATTGGAGCTGAAAAAGCATCTGAAGCAGGTGAgtgaagaatgaagaggaagaggagcgGTAGCTACTCCCGGGTGGCTGCAGAGGCTGTAGCTGTTGTGAGAGCCCGTTTCCCTTCGGACCTCAGGTGGAATAGGTTTTCTTAGCCTCGGGTGGGCTTAAGAAGAGGTGTATCACATTTCTGGGTGGCAGGATGACTCTCAAAAAGGCTATTAGATATCTTCTAATTCATTGTATGCCTCCCACCCTCTAATACTTAGAAtgctatacatacatacatatatatatatataaaaaccttcattttctgtttcttgtcacGTGTACCATTCTTTGTGGCTTAGAGTGTTCTCTCAGTCCTGTAAGGAAAGAACTAGTTGTTTGGATAGTCTGGctccttttatattttcctcCTGAATTGACCTCTAGGTCCCTGAAGAATGCTTTCTTCAAAAATTCCTCTCTTTGAATAAtctcttaaatacattttttcattgcttttcttcctctcctgcaTGCTGAACACAGTACCTGAAGGTAAAATATGACAAGGCCCCATTCCTTTGCCCTGTTGTATGTGTTATGTAGGTCCACTAGTAGATAGCTCcgtatttatttttaggaatccCTTTGCCCTGTTGTATGTGTTATGTAGAACCACCAGTAGATAGCTCcgtatttatttttaggaatccTTGTTGTCATCTTCAGGGTCTTCAGGAATCTCTGTGTTGTCTTAGTTGCTAAGCAGTACCTCTGCTTGGTGTAAATGGGTCATTTTGTAGCATCCCTCTCATCATCCCTGCTGATGTAATATGGTGTCTTGTTACTGCAGAGTCTGTGAGGATTGCAAGTTGAGAaagttctctgtcttcctttgccGTGTTTTCATTCTTGATGGTTACTTTAGTATGACTAATGAGATGGAGAGATTGATATATAGAATGGTACTTTAAATGTTGGTAGGAGTTAAGATCCTTGGGCTCCTTAATCCTGTGTCCTTCCCCCCGCTACTtgaagtgtggtccatggaccagcagtGTTACTTTGCCTGCGGTTGTTAAAAGTGCAGAATCACCCCAGATATATTGAACCAGAAAAATCTGCACTTTTAACAACATTCCCGATGACTCCAATGCTCATGTATATTTAAGGAAGCCCTGCTGGtctagaccagtggttttcaaactgccCCATGGAGCCTCATAGGGGCTGATTTAGGCTGGTAACACTGAGCACGTGAGGTTCTGGGTTCCTTATGTCCTTCAGAGAAGCTTTACTTTTACGTGTCtcagttgtttatattttcatacagATTTCAACATGTTGttgaaaaagaacatttcatggctaaaataaatttgaaaattattgccCTGGACTTCAGATTTGATCAGGTTGCCTTGAACCAACCTGGCTTAAACTGCAAGGCTACATAATTCAGATCATCTTCTAAAGGTTAAAGTACGGTATTTGGATTCTGATTTCAAAGATTAAGGCTCTTTCCTAGGAGATGAGATTGGTCAGCTGCTCAGGAATCTGCCTTCTATAGGGGATTTCTTGTTGTTCCACAGGCCCTTGCCAGCATGAGTCTCAACACCCAGCCCATCCTCAATCTGGAGAAATTCCATGAAGGCCAAGAGATCCCCCTTCTCTTGGGAAGGCCCTCTAACGACTTGCAGTCCACACCTTCCACTGAATTCAACCCACTCATTTATGGCAATGATGTAGATTCTGTGGATGTCGCAACCAGGTACGACCAAGTCAACTAGACCATCACAGGTGCTTAGATTGGGTTCTGCTCTCTCATTACGTGTATTTGTCACCTTagtaaaagcaaagaagaatTAATTCATCGTACTTTCAGGCGTTTTAGGCCTTGAGTGAAGAAAGAGATTGATGATTCTTTAAGATCCCTTCCCCTTTGATGTTGGAAGCCTGTGAAATGATGACTTGGGGAGGTGGTCTGACACCTTGGATCATAGGAATCCTTCTAGCGCAGGGTGTGGGACTTGAATTATCTCACCATCCCCTTCTTCCCCAGAGTGGCCATGGTCCGCTTCTTCAACTCCCCCAACGTGCTGCAGGGTTTTCAGATGCACACACGTACCCTGCGCCTCTTCCCTCGGCCTGTGGTAGCTTTTCAAGCTGGCTCCTTTCTAGCCTCACGTCCCCGACAGACTCCTTTTGCTGAGAAGCTGGCCAGGACTCAGGCTGTGGAGTACTTTGGCGAATGGGTCCTTAACCCCACCAACTATGCCTTCCAGCGAATTCACAACAGTGAGtccacctgcccctgcctcttTGTCCTCCTGATGGctcttccctttgcttttcccttttctcatcttTGATCTGCCCCTTCCATTCCTATTTTGCTTTAGACGTTTCCCtacctttcttctttgttttgcttgttttttttcctccttgttgctaactctattctttttttctctgtgggtAGATATGTTTGATCCAGCCCTGATTGGTGACAAGCCAAAGTGGTATGCTCATCAGCTGCAGCCTATCCATTATCGAGTCTATGATAGCAATTCCCAGCTGGCGGAGGCACTGAGTGTGCCACCAGAGCGTGACTCTGACTCGGACCCTACTGATGACAGGTGAGCAGCAGCAAAACCGCTTTTTAAGGTCGAGAGGCTCTCGCTAGTCCTTATTGAGCACTATGGCAGAACCTCATAGGACTTAAACATTAGTGTTTGAAGCCTTGATGATATTTTGGTTGATTGTTTTGTGTTAGCTTCCTTATTTTATCTTGTTCCCTGACCTTAagagttttcctctttttttttttaagtttttaattttaattccaatatagttagcatacagtgttatgttagtttcaggtgtacaatacggTGATCCAGCAATTCTCACATTAGCCAGTGCTCATCATCATAAGTGTAGTCTTTAatcccatcacttatttcattcgtccccccatccacctcccctccagtagcCAAGTGTGCTCtatattgttaagagtctctttcttggtttgtctctctcttttttcttttgttcgattactttgtttcttgaattccacatataagtgaaatcatatggtatttgtctttctctgcttagcaaaatacactctagctccatccatgttgttgcaaatggcaagatttcattcttttttatgactgaataatagtccagggtgtgtgtgtgtgtgtgtgtgtgtgtgtgtgtgtgtgtgtgtatgtgtgtgtatgagaatgctccccttttttttttcctaatgctgATTGCTGGTACTTTTCCTGccccttcattctgttttatttttatttttatttttgtgctcTTCACTCTGTAGTGGCAGTGATAGCATGGATTATGATGACTCAAGCTCTTCTTACTCCTCCCTTGGTGACTTTGTCAGTGAAATGATGAAATGTGACATCAATGGTGATACCCCTAGTAAGTGTACTTGAGGAGATGGGCCAGCTCTGGGAGGGGTTGGAGGCTCTGGGATGGTGTGGTCTGTACCTGCCACCTTGGGTTTTGGCAGATGTGGATCCATTGACGCATGCAGCCCTGGGGGATGCCAGTGAGGTGGAGATTGCTGAGCTGCAGAACCAGAAGGAATCAGAGGAACCTGGCCCAGACAGCGAGAACCCTCAGGAAAACCCCCCGCTGCGCTCCAGCTCCAGCACCACCGCCAGCAGTAGCCCCAGCACCGTCGTCCATGGAGCTAATTCTGTACGTGAAGACTTGGAAGGGCGGATAAGTGAGAACTGTTACTTATGTGGGTCACACCTCCATTAGGAAGGCGAGGCTGAAGCTGTTAATTTGCCTCTTCATAGtcttcctgttttcctctctATACATCCCATAGCTTAGAGCCTAAGAGACGTAGTTTTGACTCCAGAAGGAACTCGTCGGGCTTTGTTCAGGGCTTAGCTAAGGTCCCCTTTGCATGGTTtgtggggacagagagcaggagtgTCATAGAGATCTTTTCTCACACATTCCCTTAGGATAGGAGATGGGAATCTAATAGACCTGGCTTGGCCTTGCCAAACTGAGGTAGGTAGGTATCACTGGGCACCAGGTgaccagtttttatttaatatggcCTTTAGGAACCTGCTGACTCAACGGAGGTGGACGATAAGGCAGCAGTAGGCGTTTCCAAGCCCCTCCCTACCACGCCTCCCAGCATTGGCAAATCGACCGCGGACAGGCGTCAGACAGAAATTGGAGAGGGGTCAGTGCGCCGGCGAACCTATGACAATCCATACTTCGAGCCCCAATATGGCTTTCCCCCTGAGGAAGATGATGATGAGCAGGGGGAAAGTTACACTCCCCGATTCAGCCAACATGTCAATGGCAATCGGTGAGAGCCTGGGGATTCCTTCTAGGTGGGTGACTGAAGGACCTCACCACAGAGGACCCCGGGTGAGGGTTAATCAGAAAGAGAAGTCTGAATGTTCTTGTGACCCGCCATCCCATGGTGGTGCCTTGATCTAGGCATATAGAAATTGTGGGAAGGGAGCGGTGACTGCAGTGTAGCATAGGGCCCACACTTCCAAGAGTAGGTACCCCTGCCTGGGGCTCATAGGTGCCACTGTGCATTCAAGGGCTCAAAAGCTGCTGCGGCCCAACAGCTTGAAACTGGCAAGCGACTCAGACGCAGAATCAGACTCTCGAGCGAGCTCTCCCACCTCCACCGTCTCCAACAACAGCACCGAGGGCTTCGGGGGCATCATGTCTTTTGCCAGTAAGTGCCTTCTGCTCTCATGCCTCTGTCCCGTTTTCTATGCAGTGGGGCCTGACTATGGTGGATGCTGCTTAGAACTTCAGAGGTAGAACTGGGTTGGCATTATCAAGCCCCAGTTCAGGTTGTTGCGGTGATAGTGAATAAGGTATTTCCAAGGGAAGTCAataaaggacagagacagagtagtCACTATCTTTATACCCAGAGATTTCAGTCTGTTTTGGGTAAGACAGCTGGTCAACTGAAAGATAgtcattatattaaaaatcatacacTTGTATGTATATCTTGTGGAAATATTCTGGTCATATTTGATTTGGGTACATATCTAATACCTTTTTTGCGTGGTGAAGGACTTTTTCATGAACATGCTTTGAAATCTATATGAGGTGACTTTTGTGCCTAGAGAATATTTCCAGAAATGAGGGGTGGTATCAGTTAAAGGTTGAGGACAGCCCAGGGGCCAGAGAAAGCCAACATTGGGTATAATTATGATTGTGAGTTTTTCTCAGAAGCCAGACAGGGACAGCACCAACTTTTGACCAAAAGTGCATTAACTGTATGGCTTTCATGCTGAGTTAGCAGTTGATGGGACATTTGTCCGTCCCCATGGGAGGTAGTCAGAGAAAGTTCTTACTGGGTTTTGAGCTATCCTGACAGTGGCCCCCATGTTTGCCCTGAATTAGACTTGGTCCTCTCTAAGGTAGATCAGAGGTACTGGGATTATgtttgaaaaggagaaagatggAGATGATGATATACTTATGCTCCTAACTCCTCGCTCTCACACCCTCCCCTTGATAGGCAGCCTATATCGGAACCACAGTACAAGCTTCAGCCTTTCAAACCTCACGCTACCCACCAAAGGTGCCCGAGAGAAGACCACACCCTTCCCCAGTCTGAAAGGTAACTACAGCCCTCCTTCTGCCTTACCAGGATTCTCCAGAAGATATTTCAGGCCTACGGGTGCTTGTCAGGAGCCCTGCGTATGACGAATCATTTGATCTGGCTGTTGCCCCTCATACCGCTTCTCATGGCTTTCATTGCACATTATGGGCTCTACTCGTTTTCAGATGGAAAGTGTCTTTGTAGCTGAAGAGACGGCCCTGTCGTATCATTTAGGATAATAGCAACTGAGATCACCGCTGCTTCTTAGGGGGAGCTTTGTCAGGTGTACATAATTAACACAGGGATCGTCAGCTGCTGCCAGTGATCTGCCAGGTTCCTGCTGCATGAATATAGGACAAGCTTCATCCCGATTAGCTGGCCCACTGAGGGATGCTCATAGAGAGCCTGGCAGTGTTACAGCGTCAGGAAGCCTCTTTGGCTTCCTGTCAACGTAGGGCCTGTGGGTGGGCCAGGTAGTATCGGTTGGCTTCTCCGGGCATTTAAGAccttatttgattttcatttgtgatCGCTGAGAGTTTGAAGAGCTCTTCTGCATTTACtctgacttttgtttgttttctctagaTGTTGTGCTGAACTATTTAATTACACTAGAAAGCATAGTGAGAAGCAGCTCCATATATTTTTCACCTGACTTCTCTTCCCAGTGATTAAAAATCCCAGGAATCTAAGGAGTGTTCTTTGGTGGGGCTGGAAACATAGGATagatgggcagagggacagaatAGCTAGTGGCGTAGGGGATTAACTAGCACTGTGGCGTAAATCTGCACCTGACTCTGTAGGTTAGGGGTAGAAAAGTGTTAGCGTCACCGGCTTTCATTTGATACAGTTGGGGAGGGGAGCAATTGAAGTGCTTTCACTGCATGCTCATGCTTCATTTGTGCACTTCCCACTCCCATCCACCTCCCATCCTCACACGCCAACCCCACGTCCCATGACAGCATCTGCAAGatgggtctcctctctctgcataCCAGCAAGCCCTGTGGACCCTGTGCTAGATGTTTCATGAAAACCAGCGGTCCTTCTTTCATGCATGTGCCTGTTTAGTACCCGAAGGTCCCTTGTGTCATGTACCCTGCCCCTGGCTCTGAGAGGCCATAGTCTTAAGAATGGTCTTTCCTAGAGCCTTGGTTGATTCCTGATCTCTTGGCTTCCAGCTCTGAGGTGCCTGAGAACTAAGGTTATGTGCACTAAGCTTTGGGAGAATCCTCAGACTATCTGACTTACAGCTCCATCGAGGGATATAGGGGTTGTGGTATCATGGTGCACCTACTAATTGTGTATTTTGTGTCCCAGTATTTGGGCTAAATACTCTAATGGAGATTGTTACTGAAGCCGGCCCCGGGAGTGGTGAAGGTGGGTCTTGCCCGTGAGCTGTGCATGATCTTTTTTTCCTAGCATCTTCTGTGCCTGCCTGAGGGCCATCCTCCTCATGGAGCAAGCGGTACCACATGGGTGACCTGCCTTGCCCTGTCCCCCGTGACGCCCGTGCTTGCCCGTGGGGCATGCTGCTGGTGCATGTGGAGTGGCCTGAGTCTCCATCCCCACTTCCTCCACATTGCCATGGCTGGTTTCTACCTATGTGTGATGCCCTGGGGTCACCCTCACCCGGCCCTTCTGGGGAACGGGTGTGGAACGTGGCTTCCCAGGGCTGTGCTGACAAGGCTGCTGGACTACAGTAGTGATGTCTCTCATTCCTACCTTCCTGGCTATAGGAAACAGGAGGGCCTTAGTGGACCAGAAGTCATCTGTTATTAAACACAGCCCAACAGTGAAAAGAGAGCCTCCATCACCTCAGGGTCGATCCAGCAATTCTAGGTAATCCATGGCTAAGCTATTACAAAAGATCTCTGATAGAGGTAGCGATTCCTGTACCACACTGTAGGGAGGCTCAGGAGTGGGAGAGAACCTGTCAGTTGGGTGGATGAAATCAATTCTTGGGAGCCCTGCGCATTCTGACTTCCCATGCAACAGTAGTAGCTCACCCTGGTGAGAAGAATGAAACAGCAGTGGTGGGTATGTGGGCACACCAGGCGATCTGGAgcggtggggggtgcaggggactTGCACCCCTGGAGGCTTGGCTTTGCGTTTTGCCCCTGGAGGCAAACATCTAGTCTGGTGAAAGAGGCGGGGTGCTCTGCAAAGAAGCCGATGACCACAGAAGCTGTGTGTGGACCCCGTAGTGAGAACCAGCAGTTCCTGAAGGAGGTGGTGCACAGTGTGCTGGACGGCCAGGGCGTTGGCTGGCTCAACATGAAAAAGGTGCGCCGGCTGCTGGAGAGTGAGCAGCTGCGCGTCTTTGTCCTGAGCAAGCTGAACCGCACAGTGCAGTCGGAGGACGACGCCCGGCAAGATGTCATCCCTGATGTGGTCAGTGTCTGGGGTGAGGAGCTGGAATCAACTGCCGGAGGGACCTGGACCCCGAAGGCAATTTTGCCCACTCCAGCCCCTGGGTTATTGTTGCAGGAGGTCAGTCGAAAGGTGTACAAGGGGATGCTAGACCTGCTCAAGTGCACGGTGCTCAGCCTGGAGCAGTCCTATGCCCACGCGGGCCTGGGAGGCATGGCCAGCACCTTTGGGCTTCTGGAGATTGCCCAGACCCACTACTACAGTAAAGGTAGGGATCGCACCAGCTGGGTGGGCGCTGTCCACAACTCTTCCACTCATCTCCAAAGAAGGCTTGTTCCTTCACAGGTTTCCCAGTGCCAGGCTGTTTCCCCTCAGGCTTCggggtttcc encodes the following:
- the MADD gene encoding MAP kinase-activating death domain protein isoform X43 → MVQKKKFCPRLLDYLVIVGARHPSSDSVAQTPELLRRYPLEDHAEFPLPPDVVFFCQPEGCLSVRQRRMSLRDDTSFVFTLTDKDTGVTRYGICVNFYRSFQKRMPKEKGEGGGGSRGKEGPRATCASEEVGTESSESGLSLQPPNADSAPEVNQSPRGKPRAKAGSRSRNSTLTSLCVLSHYPFFSTFRECLYTLKRLVDCCSERLLGKKLGIPRGIQRDTMWRIFTGSLLVEEKSSALLHDLREIEAWIYRLLRSPVPVSGQKRVDIEVLPQELQQALTFALPDPSRFTLVDFPLHLPLELLGVDACLQVLTCILLEHKVVLQSRDYNALSMSVMAFVAMIYPLEYMFPVIPLLPTCMASAEQLLLAPTPYIIGVPASFFLYKLDFKMPDDVWLVDLDSNRVIAPTNAEVLPILPEPESLELKKHLKQYLKALASMSLNTQPILNLEKFHEGQEIPLLLGRPSNDLQSTPSTEFNPLIYGNDVDSVDVATRVAMVRFFNSPNVLQGFQMHTRTLRLFPRPVVAFQAGSFLASRPRQTPFAEKLARTQAVEYFGEWVLNPTNYAFQRIHNNMFDPALIGDKPKWYAHQLQPIHYRVYDSNSQLAEALSVPPERDSDSDPTDDSGSDSMDYDDSSSSYSSLGDFVSEMMKCDINGDTPNVDPLTHAALGDASEVEIAELQNQKESEEPGPDSENPQENPPLRSSSSTTASSSPSTVVHGANSEPADSTEVDDKAAVGVSKPLPTTPPSIGKSTADRRQTEIGEGSVRRRTYDNPYFEPQYGFPPEEDDDEQGESYTPRFSQHVNGNRAQKLLRPNSLKLASDSDAESDSRASSPTSTVSNNSTEGFGGIMSFASSLYRNHSTSFSLSNLTLPTKGAREKTTPFPSLKVFGLNTLMEIVTEAGPGSGEGNRRALVDQKSSVIKHSPTVKREPPSPQGRSSNSSENQQFLKEVVHSVLDGQGVGWLNMKKVRRLLESEQLRVFVLSKLNRTVQSEDDARQDVIPDVEVSRKVYKGMLDLLKCTVLSLEQSYAHAGLGGMASTFGLLEIAQTHYYSKEPDKRKRSPTESVNTPVGKDPGLAGRGDPKAMTQLRVPQLGPRAPSAAGKGPKELDTRSLKEENFVASIGPEVIKPVFDLGETEEKKSQISADSGVSLTSGSQRTDPDSVIGVSPAVMIRSSSQDSEVSNSSGETLGADSDLSSNAGDGAGGEGSAHLASSRGTLSDSEIETNSATSTIFGKAHSLKPSVKEKLVGSPVRSSEDVSQRVYLYEGLLGRDKGSMWDQLEDAAMETFSISKERSTLWDQMQFWEDAFLDAVMLEREGMGMDQGPQEMIDRYLSLGEHDRKRLEDDEDRLLATLLHNLISYMLLMKVNKNDIRKKVRRLMGKSHIGLVYSQQINEVLDQLANLNGRDLSIRSSGSRHMKKQTFVVHAGTDTNGDIFFMEVCDDCVVLRSNIGTVYERWWYEKLINMTYCPKTKVLCLWRRNGSETQLNKFYTKKCRELYYCVKDSMERAAARQQSIKPGPELGGEFPVQDMKTGEGGLLQVTLEGINLKFMHNQFLKLKKW
- the MADD gene encoding MAP kinase-activating death domain protein isoform X42: MVQKKKFCPRLLDYLVIVGARHPSSDSVAQTPELLRRYPLEDHAEFPLPPDVVFFCQPEGCLSVRQRRMSLRDDTSFVFTLTDKDTGVTRYGICVNFYRSFQKRMPKEKGEGGGGSRGKEGPRATCASEEVGTESSESGLSLQPPNADSAPEVNQSPRGKPRAKAGSRSRNSTLTSLCVLSHYPFFSTFRECLYTLKRLVDCCSERLLGKKLGIPRGIQRDTMWRIFTGSLLVEEKSSALLHDLREIEAWIYRLLRSPVPVSGQKRVDIEVLPQELQQALTFALPDPSRFTLVDFPLHLPLELLGVDACLQVLTCILLEHKVVLQSRDYNALSMSVMAFVAMIYPLEYMFPVIPLLPTCMASAEQLLLAPTPYIIGVPASFFLYKLDFKMPDDVWLVDLDSNRVIAPTNAEVLPILPEPESLELKKHLKQALASMSLNTQPILNLEKFHEGQEIPLLLGRPSNDLQSTPSTEFNPLIYGNDVDSVDVATRVAMVRFFNSPNVLQGFQMHTRTLRLFPRPVVAFQAGSFLASRPRQTPFAEKLARTQAVEYFGEWVLNPTNYAFQRIHNNMFDPALIGDKPKWYAHQLQPIHYRVYDSNSQLAEALSVPPERDSDSDPTDDSGSDSMDYDDSSSSYSSLGDFVSEMMKCDINGDTPNVDPLTHAALGDASEVEIAELQNQKESEEPGPDSENPQENPPLRSSSSTTASSSPSTVVHGANSEPADSTEVDDKAAVGVSKPLPTTPPSIGKSTADRRQTEIGEGSVRRRTYDNPYFEPQYGFPPEEDDDEQGESYTPRFSQHVNGNRAQKLLRPNSLKLASDSDAESDSRASSPTSTVSNNSTEGFGGIMSFASSLYRNHSTSFSLSNLTLPTKGAREKTTPFPSLKVFGLNTLMEIVTEAGPGSGEGNRRALVDQKSSVIKHSPTVKREPPSPQGRSSNSSENQQFLKEVVHSVLDGQGVGWLNMKKVRRLLESEQLRVFVLSKLNRTVQSEDDARQDVIPDVEVSRKVYKGMLDLLKCTVLSLEQSYAHAGLGGMASTFGLLEIAQTHYYSKEPDKRKRSPTESVNTPVGKDPGLAGRGDPKAMTQLRVPQLGPRAPSAAGKGPKELDTRSLKEENFVASIGPEVIKPVFDLGETEEKKSQISADSGVSLTSGSQRTDPDSVIGVSPAVMIRSSSQDSEVSTVVSNSSGETLGADSDLSSNAGDGAGGEGSAHLASSRGTLSDSEIETNSATSTIFGKAHSLKPSVKEKLVGSPVRSSEDVSQRVYLYEGLLGRDKGSMWDQLEDAAMETFSISKERSTLWDQMQFWEDAFLDAVMLEREGMGMDQGPQEMIDRYLSLGEHDRKRLEDDEDRLLATLLHNLISYMLLMKVNKNDIRKKVRRLMGKSHIGLVYSQQINEVLDQLANLNGRDLSIRSSGSRHMKKQTFVVHAGTDTNGDIFFMEVCDDCVVLRSNIGTVYERWWYEKLINMTYCPKTKVLCLWRRNGSETQLNKFYTKKCRELYYCVKDSMERAAARQQSIKPGPELGGEFPVQDMKTGEGGLLQVTLEGINLKFMHNQFLKLKKW